In Lacibacter sp. H375, one DNA window encodes the following:
- a CDS encoding TonB-dependent receptor family protein has translation MKNQSLTLLATVVALFSFAQSQPDSSSKELGEVVITAFEQNRKLMDVPAAVSYVGQKQLNRFSNASIVPALNAAPGVRMEERSPGSYRLNIRGSSLRSPFGVRNVKVYLNDIPFTEPGGSTYLNLLGFYNINSVEVLKGPSSSLYGGGSGGAVLLKTNGNNQPAGVGVDYTGGSFGLSNVNAVLRIGEGATQQTISYNRLHSDGYRDWTKLDRSVFSWDSRFALNEKQSLRTYVMYADLSYQTPGGLTAVEFAANPRQARPRIGQTPSSAQANASVNQETFFAGLSHDFQITETFKNTTSLYGAYSQFANPTVRNFERRSEPHAGGRTVFAFTPRNVIGELKFVAGAELQRGWYNIRVYKNVNGTSDSLQTEDEVNPFLWNVFAQADWKLPQGWIITAGASINQNKIEIIRLNKFPLNPQRRTYDNEIAPRLSVLKKIKEELSLYASVAKGFSAPTSAEVLPSTGVISTNLNAEEGWNYEAGVRFNYKRKLFVDVNGFLFNLSNTIVQRRDAGGADYFVNAGSTRQRGVETFARYAIADSETDFISTANVWLSYTYNDFTYKEFKQLTNDFSGKQLPSVPTHIVAAGLDVTLKPSIYLNVTYNYNEKTPLNDANTFYGGDFHLLGARLGYKQLYFGKLRAEVFVGADNLFNETYSLGNDINAAANRFYNVAPGRNYYAGVSVFQGCKKK, from the coding sequence ATGAAGAACCAATCACTAACCCTGCTTGCAACAGTTGTTGCGCTTTTCTCATTTGCACAGTCACAACCCGACTCCAGTTCCAAAGAATTAGGCGAAGTCGTTATTACAGCGTTTGAACAGAACCGTAAGCTCATGGATGTTCCCGCAGCTGTAAGTTATGTGGGCCAAAAACAATTGAACCGTTTCAGTAATGCATCCATTGTTCCGGCGTTGAATGCTGCACCCGGTGTGCGTATGGAAGAACGCAGTCCCGGCAGTTACCGTTTAAATATTCGTGGCAGTTCACTGCGTTCTCCGTTTGGTGTACGCAATGTAAAAGTTTACCTCAACGATATTCCGTTTACCGAACCCGGCGGCTCCACTTATTTAAACCTGTTGGGTTTTTATAATATCAACTCTGTTGAAGTATTAAAAGGACCATCCAGTAGTTTGTATGGCGGCGGCAGCGGTGGCGCTGTGTTGTTGAAAACAAATGGCAACAATCAACCCGCAGGAGTAGGTGTTGATTATACAGGTGGCAGTTTTGGTTTGAGTAATGTAAATGCGGTTTTACGTATTGGTGAAGGTGCCACACAACAAACCATCAGCTATAATCGATTACACAGCGATGGTTATCGTGACTGGACAAAACTTGACCGATCGGTGTTTAGCTGGGACAGCCGTTTTGCACTGAACGAAAAACAAAGCCTCCGTACGTACGTGATGTATGCTGATCTTTCGTACCAAACGCCCGGCGGATTAACTGCTGTTGAGTTTGCTGCCAATCCTAGACAGGCAAGACCAAGAATTGGCCAGACTCCTTCCAGTGCACAAGCCAATGCAAGTGTGAACCAGGAAACATTCTTTGCAGGATTGAGTCATGATTTCCAGATTACAGAAACATTTAAGAATACTACATCTTTATATGGTGCTTACTCACAGTTTGCCAATCCAACCGTTCGCAACTTCGAACGCCGCAGCGAACCACATGCCGGAGGAAGAACAGTTTTTGCTTTTACTCCACGTAATGTAATTGGTGAATTAAAATTTGTTGCCGGGGCCGAATTGCAACGAGGCTGGTATAACATTCGTGTATATAAGAATGTGAATGGCACAAGCGATAGTCTGCAAACTGAGGATGAAGTGAATCCATTCTTATGGAATGTATTTGCACAAGCCGATTGGAAATTACCACAAGGCTGGATCATTACTGCAGGCGCAAGCATTAACCAGAATAAGATCGAGATCATTAGGCTGAATAAATTCCCCTTGAATCCGCAACGCAGAACGTATGATAATGAAATTGCACCACGACTTTCTGTTTTGAAAAAGATCAAAGAAGAACTGTCGCTGTATGCTTCTGTTGCAAAAGGATTCTCTGCTCCCACTTCTGCTGAAGTGTTGCCTTCAACAGGCGTGATCTCTACTAACCTTAATGCAGAAGAAGGCTGGAACTATGAAGCAGGTGTCCGTTTCAATTACAAACGCAAACTGTTTGTGGATGTAAATGGTTTTCTCTTTAACCTCAGTAATACTATTGTACAACGCAGAGATGCAGGAGGTGCCGATTATTTTGTGAACGCCGGCAGTACAAGGCAACGTGGTGTGGAAACATTTGCACGTTATGCCATTGCAGATAGCGAAACAGATTTTATTTCAACAGCAAATGTTTGGTTGAGTTATACCTATAATGATTTTACGTACAAAGAATTTAAACAACTCACAAACGATTTCAGCGGCAAACAATTACCGAGTGTACCAACACATATTGTTGCTGCAGGATTAGATGTAACACTAAAGCCCAGTATTTACCTCAACGTTACTTATAACTACAATGAGAAAACGCCTTTGAATGATGCCAATACATTTTATGGTGGCGATTTTCATTTGCTGGGTGCACGGCTTGGCTACAAGCAATTATACTTTGGAAAACTACGTGCTGAAGTATTTGTTGGTGCCGATAATCTCTTTAACGAAACCTACAGTTTAGGAAATGATATTAATGCAGCAGCCAACCGTTTTTACAATGTAGCACCGGGAAGAAATTATTATGCAGGGGTTTCTGTTTTTCAGGGATGTAAGAAGAAGTAA
- a CDS encoding AraC family transcriptional regulator, giving the protein MKIYIKNMACESCKAVVRVALEELDILPVKVELGEIETREDITDEDKMKLNSKIKVVGLELLEKKSGVLIEKIRKEIVDYVYNSDEKPDIKLSLLLSKKLNYSYTYLANFFSEVEATTIEQFVIALKTERIKELIIFGEDTFSEIAYKLHYSSAAHLSTQFKKATGLTPSHFKALKEKRRIAIENI; this is encoded by the coding sequence ATGAAGATCTATATAAAAAACATGGCGTGCGAAAGCTGCAAAGCTGTTGTGCGGGTAGCTTTGGAAGAGCTGGACATATTACCTGTAAAAGTAGAATTAGGAGAAATTGAAACCAGAGAAGATATTACTGATGAAGACAAAATGAAACTGAACAGTAAAATAAAAGTCGTAGGATTGGAATTATTGGAAAAGAAAAGTGGTGTGTTAATTGAAAAGATCAGGAAAGAGATTGTAGATTATGTCTACAATTCAGATGAGAAACCAGACATTAAATTATCGCTCCTGCTAAGCAAGAAACTAAATTACAGTTATACTTACCTGGCAAATTTTTTCTCCGAAGTGGAAGCTACTACCATTGAGCAATTTGTGATCGCTTTAAAAACTGAACGTATAAAAGAGCTGATCATTTTTGGAGAAGATACTTTTTCAGAAATAGCTTACAAGCTGCACTACAGCAGTGCTGCACATTTATCAACCCAGTTTAAAAAGGCAACAGGTTTAACACCATCCCACTTCAAAGCATTGAAAGAAAAAAGGCGGATTGCAATCGAAAATATTTAA
- a CDS encoding 6-pyruvoyl trahydropterin synthase family protein yields the protein MNISVRKSLIKITPDNFAPQSGYMLLLTKIFDFETAHAIDGYNGMCKNIHGHSYELHVTVGSLVNENAFLPAPGFLLDFKDLKQIVQTAVVDLFDHKLVLSHNYISQHPEVMEQENLVAWDAEPTAENLLLFIKRAVQDVLPDYMKLVELRLYETKNSYATWREEVEVYQGDIW from the coding sequence ATGAACATCAGTGTAAGAAAGTCGTTGATAAAAATAACTCCTGATAATTTTGCGCCTCAATCAGGATATATGTTATTACTTACAAAGATTTTCGATTTTGAAACGGCTCATGCTATTGATGGCTATAACGGCATGTGCAAAAACATACACGGTCATTCATACGAACTGCATGTAACGGTTGGTTCGTTGGTAAACGAGAATGCATTTTTACCGGCTCCCGGTTTTCTGCTCGACTTTAAAGACCTGAAGCAGATCGTTCAAACAGCAGTAGTTGATCTCTTCGATCATAAACTCGTTCTTTCGCACAATTATATTTCCCAACACCCAGAAGTAATGGAACAGGAAAATCTTGTTGCATGGGATGCTGAACCTACTGCTGAAAATTTATTGCTCTTTATTAAACGTGCTGTACAGGATGTGTTACCTGACTATATGAAACTGGTGGAACTGCGATTGTACGAAACAAAAAATTCTTATGCAACGTGGCGAGAAGAAGTGGAAGTTTACCAGGGAGATATTTGGTAA